The following are from one region of the Cystobacter ferrugineus genome:
- the cysS gene encoding cysteine--tRNA ligase, with product MAAASIRLFNTMTMQKETLVPVVPGKLGVYVCGPTVYSYVHIGNARTFTSFDVVVRYLRHRGFDVTYVRNYTDVDDKIIKAAQETGEAPVALAARFVEAFREDARALHLLEPDVSPKVSDHIPEILRIIGKLVDKGVAYASQGDVYFSVRRYPDYAKLSKRDLDELCVGERVQPGEQKHEPLDFALWKAAKPGEPSWDSPWGPGRPGWHIECSAMSERYLGETFDIHGGGLDLIFPHHENELAQSEAASGQTLARYWMHCGFLDLEGAKMSKSLGNVVRLREALERVDAEALRFFFLSTHYRHPLAFSDKGLADAELRMEYFYETLRKVDERVGGKEFAPGPLHGDAARFMADFETQMDDDFNSAGALGVLSGLFAMMNELVDKPPVKDKALVGRTLRALREDVRKVSGILGLFEEEPASWLLRRRDRAVKERGLDVARVEQLMAARAEARKAKDFAEADRLRGELKSLGVEIMDTAAGTVWKVAPPA from the coding sequence GTGGCCGCCGCATCCATCCGCCTTTTCAACACGATGACGATGCAGAAGGAGACGCTGGTGCCCGTGGTCCCGGGCAAGCTGGGCGTCTATGTGTGTGGCCCGACGGTCTACAGCTACGTCCACATCGGCAACGCGCGCACGTTCACGTCCTTCGATGTCGTGGTGCGTTATCTGCGCCACCGCGGCTTCGACGTGACGTACGTGCGCAACTACACCGACGTGGACGACAAGATCATCAAGGCCGCGCAGGAGACGGGCGAGGCCCCGGTGGCGCTGGCGGCGCGGTTCGTGGAGGCGTTCCGCGAGGATGCCCGGGCGCTGCACCTGCTGGAGCCGGACGTCTCGCCCAAGGTGAGCGACCACATTCCGGAGATCCTGCGCATCATCGGGAAGCTGGTGGACAAGGGCGTGGCGTACGCCTCCCAGGGCGACGTGTACTTCTCCGTGCGGCGCTACCCCGACTACGCGAAGCTGTCCAAGCGCGACCTGGATGAGCTGTGCGTGGGCGAGCGCGTCCAGCCCGGTGAGCAGAAGCACGAGCCGCTGGACTTCGCCCTGTGGAAGGCCGCCAAGCCGGGCGAGCCGTCCTGGGACAGCCCCTGGGGCCCGGGCCGGCCGGGATGGCACATCGAGTGCTCGGCCATGAGCGAGCGCTACCTGGGCGAGACCTTCGACATCCACGGCGGTGGGTTGGATCTCATCTTCCCGCACCATGAGAACGAGCTCGCCCAGAGCGAGGCCGCGAGCGGGCAGACGCTGGCGCGCTACTGGATGCACTGCGGCTTCCTCGATCTCGAGGGGGCGAAGATGTCCAAGTCGCTCGGCAACGTGGTGCGCCTGCGCGAGGCGCTGGAGCGGGTGGACGCCGAGGCGCTGCGCTTCTTCTTCCTCTCCACGCACTACCGCCACCCGCTGGCCTTCTCGGACAAGGGTCTGGCGGACGCCGAGCTGCGCATGGAGTACTTCTACGAGACGCTGCGCAAGGTGGACGAGCGCGTGGGTGGCAAGGAGTTCGCCCCGGGCCCGCTGCACGGCGACGCCGCGCGCTTCATGGCGGACTTCGAGACCCAGATGGATGACGACTTCAACTCGGCGGGCGCGCTGGGGGTGTTGTCGGGCCTGTTCGCGATGATGAACGAGCTGGTGGACAAGCCGCCGGTGAAGGACAAGGCGCTGGTGGGCCGCACCCTGCGGGCGCTGCGCGAGGACGTGCGCAAGGTGTCGGGCATCCTCGGCCTGTTCGAGGAGGAGCCGGCGTCCTGGCTGTTGCGGCGCCGGGACCGGGCCGTGAAGGAGCGAGGGCTCGACGTGGCGCGGGTGGAGCAGTTGATGGCGGCGCGCGCCGAGGCCCGCAAGGCCAAGGACTTCGCCGAGGCGGACCGGCTGCGCGGTGAGCTGAAGTCCCTGGGCGTGGAGATCATGGACACCGCGGCGGGCACCGTGTGGAAGGTGGCTCCGCCCGCATAG
- a CDS encoding DNA internalization-related competence protein ComEC/Rec2: MGRSSWRDLTVRPLFFPAVSLMLGAGLWIRTSAGEGAFQLLMASTVAVGALALARLPGAHLGVLGALALTGAGLASLEAGADVPPGLREGGRAVLEGEVERVELTADSTRLLLAVVRVGPRAETPARFRALLSARGTLPPLLPGQRLRLEARLRPLEPAANPGEKDFSAKRWRQGMAFTGGFEPARLLVLSPAPRWREALVRLQEGLARAVHAVAPSPDAATLFLTLAAGQRAALDDALEEDFSRSGLAHVLSVSGLHVAALALMTLALLRGLFVRASGALPAARRVDARRLAAPAAIPFVWAYVVFTGNQPPAVRSAVMATVVLLGLTLWRRADGLNSLAAAAALLVVCTPSSVADLSLQLSFLAVFSLLLLTPALREAVPLPPPDPREPHRLRRLLASTRETVLETFCASAAVTVASLPLVAGTFGRASLAGLVSNIVCLPLCGLLTGFAAGGAALFVAAPVLATPLLWGGAWASQVLLWLTRFFAHVPLATVELPSFGTAASLLYGVGLACWALGERSWRLGGLLVPASLGLALLLPRVLPEPGLRITFLSVGQGDAMVLSSAGHHALLDGGGVPGGADPGQRVVVPFLRASRIERLDLAVLSHPHPDHALGLISALQQVPTERLWLPADSADGPLSRQLIAAAAGAHVEQVQRGHAPYALGEATLEVLGPPEDRLLLEGQNDTSVVLLVRHGDVTVLLPGDVEEAGEEALLEDGALGPVAVLKAPHHGSRTSSTEGLLARLRPRFAIFCVGRRNRFGFPHPEVEARYRALGTECLRTDLHGAITLESDGHDVRLSPFLPSSTRDEDVVAPALSHHQP; this comes from the coding sequence ATGGGCCGTTCGTCGTGGCGAGATCTGACCGTACGTCCGCTGTTCTTTCCCGCCGTGAGCCTCATGCTCGGCGCGGGTCTGTGGATACGAACGAGCGCGGGCGAGGGAGCATTCCAATTACTGATGGCATCCACCGTGGCGGTGGGGGCCCTGGCGCTCGCCCGCCTGCCTGGTGCCCACCTGGGCGTGCTGGGGGCCCTGGCGCTCACGGGCGCGGGGCTGGCCTCCCTCGAAGCCGGAGCGGATGTGCCTCCCGGACTGAGAGAAGGAGGCCGCGCGGTCCTGGAGGGCGAGGTGGAGCGCGTGGAGCTCACCGCGGACTCCACGCGCCTGCTGCTGGCCGTCGTCCGCGTGGGGCCCCGAGCCGAAACCCCCGCCCGCTTCCGCGCCCTGCTGTCCGCGCGAGGCACTCTTCCCCCGCTCCTGCCAGGACAGCGCCTGCGCCTGGAAGCCCGGCTCCGGCCGCTCGAGCCCGCGGCGAATCCCGGAGAAAAGGACTTCTCCGCTAAACGGTGGCGACAGGGGATGGCCTTCACCGGAGGCTTCGAGCCCGCGAGGCTGCTCGTGCTGTCCCCCGCCCCGCGCTGGCGCGAGGCCCTGGTCCGGCTCCAGGAGGGGCTCGCCCGGGCGGTGCACGCCGTGGCGCCATCGCCCGATGCGGCCACCCTCTTCCTCACGCTCGCGGCCGGGCAGCGCGCCGCGCTCGATGACGCACTGGAGGAGGACTTCTCGCGCAGCGGGCTGGCGCATGTGTTGAGCGTGAGCGGGCTGCACGTGGCGGCGCTCGCGCTCATGACGCTCGCCCTGCTGCGGGGATTGTTCGTGCGCGCGAGCGGGGCGCTGCCCGCTGCGCGGCGGGTGGATGCGCGGAGGCTCGCGGCCCCCGCCGCCATTCCCTTCGTCTGGGCCTACGTCGTCTTCACCGGCAACCAGCCCCCCGCGGTGCGCTCGGCGGTGATGGCCACCGTCGTCCTGCTGGGGCTCACGCTCTGGCGCCGGGCCGATGGGCTCAACAGCCTGGCCGCCGCCGCCGCGCTGCTCGTCGTCTGCACGCCCTCGAGCGTCGCCGACCTCTCGCTGCAACTGTCCTTCCTCGCCGTCTTCAGCCTGCTGCTGCTCACCCCCGCGCTGCGCGAGGCCGTCCCCCTGCCGCCCCCCGATCCCCGCGAGCCGCACCGGCTCCGGCGCCTGCTCGCGAGCACCCGGGAGACCGTGCTGGAGACGTTCTGCGCGAGCGCCGCCGTCACCGTGGCGAGTCTTCCCCTGGTGGCCGGGACGTTCGGGCGCGCGAGCCTCGCGGGGCTCGTCTCCAACATCGTCTGTCTGCCCCTGTGTGGCCTGCTCACCGGCTTCGCCGCGGGGGGCGCGGCCCTCTTCGTCGCGGCGCCCGTGCTGGCCACCCCACTGCTGTGGGGCGGCGCCTGGGCCTCGCAGGTGCTGCTTTGGCTCACCCGCTTCTTCGCCCATGTGCCCCTGGCCACGGTGGAGCTGCCCTCGTTCGGCACCGCCGCCTCGCTGCTCTATGGCGTGGGGCTCGCGTGCTGGGCCCTGGGCGAGCGCAGCTGGCGCCTGGGAGGACTCCTCGTGCCCGCGAGCCTGGGGCTCGCCCTCCTGCTCCCTCGCGTCCTTCCCGAGCCGGGCCTGCGCATCACCTTCCTCTCCGTGGGCCAGGGAGACGCGATGGTGCTCAGCTCCGCGGGCCACCACGCGCTGCTCGATGGAGGCGGTGTGCCCGGCGGCGCGGATCCCGGGCAGCGCGTCGTCGTCCCCTTCCTGCGCGCCTCCCGCATCGAACGGTTGGACCTGGCCGTCCTCTCCCATCCCCACCCGGATCACGCGCTCGGACTCATCTCCGCGCTGCAACAGGTGCCCACCGAGCGGCTGTGGCTGCCCGCGGACAGCGCGGACGGGCCCCTGTCACGGCAGCTCATCGCCGCGGCCGCGGGAGCCCATGTCGAGCAAGTGCAGCGGGGCCATGCCCCGTATGCCCTCGGGGAGGCCACGCTGGAGGTCCTCGGCCCACCGGAGGATCGCCTGCTGCTCGAGGGCCAGAACGACACGAGCGTGGTGCTGCTCGTGCGCCATGGCGACGTCACCGTGCTGCTCCCCGGCGACGTGGAGGAGGCGGGTGAAGAAGCCCTGCTCGAGGATGGAGCACTCGGACCGGTGGCGGTGCTCAAGGCGCCCCACCATGGCTCACGCACCTCTTCCACCGAGGGCCTGCTCGCCCGGCTGCGTCCACGCTTCGCCATCTTCTGCGTGGGCCGCCGCAACCGCTTCGGCTTTCCACACCCGGAGGTGGAGGCGCGTTACCGGGCCCTGGGAACGGAGTGTCTGCGCACGGACCTTCACGGCGCCATCACCCTGGAGAGTGACGGACACGACGTGCGCTTGAGCCCCTTCCTGCCTTCCTCGACACGGGACGAGGATGTGGTTGCACCCGCGCTCTCTCATCACCAGCCTTGA
- a CDS encoding CarD family transcriptional regulator gives MQTSFKTGDKAVYPGQGVGEVMGIEHTEVAGQRQSFYVLRILENGMRIMIPINKVGSVGLREIISEEDVKQVYSILKEKDISVDSTTWNRRYREYMEKIKTGSVFEIAEVLRDLYLLKGDKDLSFGERKMLDTARSLLIKELSLAKDCSEDEIESDLKKIFNIA, from the coding sequence GTGCAGACGAGCTTCAAGACCGGCGATAAGGCTGTGTACCCCGGGCAGGGTGTGGGCGAGGTGATGGGTATCGAGCACACCGAGGTCGCCGGGCAGCGTCAGTCCTTCTACGTGTTGCGAATCCTGGAAAACGGGATGCGCATCATGATCCCAATCAACAAGGTGGGCTCGGTCGGCCTCCGGGAAATCATCAGCGAGGAAGACGTCAAGCAGGTCTATTCCATCCTGAAGGAGAAGGACATCTCGGTCGACTCCACGACGTGGAACCGTCGCTACCGGGAGTACATGGAGAAGATCAAGACCGGCTCCGTGTTCGAGATCGCCGAGGTGCTGCGCGACCTGTACCTGCTCAAGGGTGACAAGGATCTCTCCTTCGGTGAGCGCAAGATGCTGGACACGGCGCGCTCGCTGCTCATCAAGGAACTGTCGCTGGCCAAGGACTGCTCCGAGGACGAGATCGAGTCGGACCTGAAGAAGATCTTCAACATCGCCTGA
- a CDS encoding FHA domain-containing protein, translating into MSPPNPKRPPRSAPPSAVEGETTAPADDVDLPFDDDEVAPLQADDPRPQRVPQFPVGPRRSRRHAAGTSRQERDREFPARFSSGEYEDPGHERACLYVERGPGTGQLVPIKQGVLLLGRASSSDLRLQHPSISRRHAQLTRLGNRLLLKDVGSQNGTYVNRVRLTGECELRSGDEIALGNALLRVRGPGPMPSRRGADGRRSSPLRVGLSAQRLILLAAASSGLVAVFLTLSAVRLLRDAPPVEKSEEKSEPLRAREPDIEVEMTAEPTPSESTPRLEATRPAAPTARPGRDTGRAVKEGSAKAAPKPLAPEPQAAPNPDAEAEILAQYEAGHVEAALSLARREHVENLALLMERFQQTWKAGQAAMEAQDARAAVRYFTEAHALDRQIAQGWGAYAPRIRQALTQAQSQVQGP; encoded by the coding sequence ATGAGTCCTCCGAATCCCAAGCGCCCGCCCCGCTCCGCTCCGCCTTCCGCGGTGGAGGGAGAGACCACGGCGCCCGCGGATGATGTGGACCTGCCCTTCGATGATGACGAAGTGGCGCCCCTGCAAGCCGATGATCCGCGCCCTCAGCGCGTGCCCCAGTTTCCCGTGGGCCCGCGCCGCTCGCGCCGGCACGCGGCGGGCACCTCCCGCCAGGAGCGCGACCGCGAGTTCCCCGCCCGCTTCTCCTCCGGCGAGTACGAGGATCCCGGCCACGAGCGCGCCTGCCTCTATGTCGAGCGAGGCCCCGGAACCGGTCAGCTCGTGCCCATCAAGCAGGGCGTGTTACTGCTGGGCCGCGCCTCCTCGTCCGACCTGCGGCTCCAGCACCCCTCCATCAGCCGGCGCCACGCCCAGCTCACCCGCCTCGGCAACCGGCTCCTCCTCAAGGACGTGGGCAGCCAGAACGGCACCTACGTCAACCGCGTCCGGCTCACGGGCGAGTGCGAGCTGCGCTCGGGGGATGAGATCGCCCTGGGCAACGCGCTGCTGCGCGTGAGGGGGCCGGGACCCATGCCCTCGCGCCGCGGCGCCGACGGCCGGCGCTCCTCGCCCCTCCGGGTGGGCCTGAGTGCCCAGCGCCTCATCCTGCTGGCCGCCGCGTCGAGCGGCCTGGTGGCCGTGTTCCTCACGCTCTCGGCGGTCCGGTTGCTGCGCGATGCGCCCCCCGTAGAGAAGTCCGAAGAGAAGTCCGAGCCGCTCCGCGCCCGGGAGCCGGACATCGAGGTGGAGATGACCGCGGAGCCCACTCCCTCGGAGAGCACCCCCCGCCTCGAGGCCACGCGGCCCGCCGCCCCCACTGCCCGTCCGGGACGGGACACCGGCCGCGCCGTGAAGGAGGGCTCCGCCAAGGCCGCCCCGAAGCCACTGGCGCCCGAGCCCCAGGCCGCCCCCAATCCCGATGCGGAGGCGGAAATCCTCGCCCAGTACGAGGCGGGACACGTCGAGGCGGCCCTGAGCCTCGCCCGGCGCGAGCACGTGGAGAACCTGGCCCTGCTGATGGAGCGCTTCCAGCAGACGTGGAAGGCGGGCCAGGCCGCGATGGAGGCCCAGGACGCCCGGGCCGCCGTCCGCTACTTCACCGAGGCGCACGCCCTGGATCGGCAGATCGCCCAGGGGTGGGGTGCATACGCGCCGCGCATCCGCCAGGCGCTGACCCAGGCCCAGTCGCAGGTCCAGGGCCCGTAG
- a CDS encoding endonuclease V — protein MLACVDVHYQEHEARGALLLFADWAATASVEQRLVHLPAAAEYQPGHFYERELPVLLALLAQVDQPLAAVLIDGYVWLGSAAEKGLGAHLYEALGRRVPVVGVAKTAFKGSGFAVPVLRGGATRPLYVTAVGMEPDVAAERVRTMHGSYRVPTLLKEVDRLSRG, from the coding sequence TTGCTCGCGTGCGTCGACGTCCACTACCAGGAGCACGAGGCGCGGGGAGCCTTGCTGCTCTTCGCCGACTGGGCCGCCACGGCCTCCGTGGAGCAGCGTCTGGTTCACCTGCCGGCGGCGGCCGAGTACCAGCCAGGGCATTTCTACGAGCGTGAGCTGCCAGTGTTGCTCGCCCTGCTCGCCCAGGTCGACCAGCCACTGGCGGCGGTGCTCATCGACGGCTACGTCTGGCTGGGCTCCGCGGCGGAGAAGGGACTGGGCGCACACCTGTACGAGGCGCTCGGTCGCCGCGTGCCCGTGGTGGGCGTGGCCAAGACCGCGTTCAAGGGCTCGGGCTTCGCCGTGCCGGTGCTGCGAGGTGGCGCCACTCGGCCCCTCTACGTCACCGCCGTGGGGATGGAGCCAGACGTGGCGGCAGAACGCGTCCGCACGATGCATGGGTCCTACCGCGTTCCCACGCTCCTGAAGGAAGTGGATAGGCTGTCAAGGGGATGA
- a CDS encoding serine hydrolase domain-containing protein encodes MNLRAPPGSPADALLLATRSYVRAYPSAALCVGITHRGEHHVRMLRGQGEPPAPESLYALGGLTQVFTGTLLALLVDRGEARLDTPLQELIPRSLLPDEAAGRITLEQLATHTSGMPYEPPNLRTGAWNPGDPYGHYNAMLFGDFLRNYHPPSPPPRRHAESLIGMAVLGHALSRRLKLNYAHAVRDWLCTPLKMGDTTARPSETQEPRVLPGHTPRDERVPAWTWPALPGAGALYSTVPDLLRFLDANLGHWQVGLTHAARLAHTPRVKAWGKRVGLGWNVSRVRGRPLVWRSSAMGGYSGFLGFSVETDTGVVVLSDHAPSPFAALLRRVPVEAPGFALLTRH; translated from the coding sequence ATGAACCTCCGTGCCCCCCCTGGCTCACCCGCTGACGCCCTGCTCCTCGCCACCCGGAGCTACGTGCGCGCGTATCCCTCGGCCGCGCTGTGCGTGGGCATCACGCACCGGGGCGAGCACCACGTGCGGATGCTGCGCGGCCAGGGTGAGCCCCCCGCCCCCGAGTCCCTGTACGCACTGGGCGGACTCACCCAGGTCTTCACCGGCACCCTCCTGGCTCTGCTGGTGGACAGGGGCGAGGCGAGGCTCGACACGCCGCTCCAGGAGTTGATTCCCCGCTCGCTCCTGCCGGACGAGGCCGCCGGCCGCATCACGCTCGAGCAACTGGCGACACATACCTCGGGCATGCCGTACGAGCCGCCGAATCTGCGGACGGGCGCGTGGAATCCGGGCGACCCCTACGGCCACTACAACGCGATGCTCTTCGGGGACTTCCTGCGCAACTACCACCCCCCGAGCCCACCGCCGCGAAGGCATGCCGAGTCCCTCATCGGAATGGCCGTGCTCGGCCATGCGCTCTCGCGCCGCTTGAAGCTCAACTACGCACACGCGGTGCGCGACTGGCTGTGCACTCCACTGAAGATGGGTGACACCACCGCCCGTCCCTCCGAGACCCAGGAGCCGCGCGTGCTTCCCGGCCACACCCCCCGGGACGAGCGGGTGCCCGCCTGGACCTGGCCGGCCCTGCCCGGCGCGGGAGCCCTCTACTCGACGGTGCCCGACCTGCTGCGCTTCCTCGATGCGAACCTCGGACATTGGCAGGTCGGGCTCACCCATGCCGCGCGGCTGGCGCACACCCCGCGCGTGAAGGCCTGGGGCAAGCGGGTGGGACTCGGATGGAACGTGTCCCGTGTGCGGGGCAGACCCCTCGTGTGGCGCTCCTCGGCGATGGGCGGCTACTCGGGCTTCCTGGGGTTCTCGGTGGAGACGGACACCGGAGTCGTCGTGCTGTCGGACCATGCGCCCTCCCCCTTCGCCGCGCTGCTGCGGCGCGTGCCAGTCGAAGCGCCCGGGTTCGCGCTCCTCACCCGGCATTGA
- a CDS encoding glycosyl hydrolase, whose product MKIGAKTVGLTLAASLAAISVLGWSTSASAEPLTGVYRGEVYSNPEVINAYSTWLGHEVTMGQGHQAKDNWGNIENPSWQLSSWSTWVNAKPGRRLNYSVAMFPSGQGSLAQCAQGSYDYRFKTLANNLVSYKLQNTIIRLGWEFSGNWMPWYSGNGQQANFAACFRKIVTAMRTAQPSAGFKFDWNPNYDISSSDLAATYPGDAYVDYIGFDLYDQGWNGAYPVPAGCTGSCALSRWQSVWNAQFAPALSKFRAFAQAHGKQLSVPEWGVNDAATHGGGDNTYYVEQMLEFIFNPANNVGYHSYFDYQASDGHHQLSDVDSRSGHGFQTEFPNAAALFKSYYTEAPTEPQPTEAVSASKATVSPTTVTRGTSFQVSGAVTSSTARSLVVKYEIRNAATTALVSEKSYTAQAFTAGQTRSYTTAFTIPTSLAAGTYRVDTLLFLPDWSKTLLYRNDTTFTVK is encoded by the coding sequence TTGAAGATTGGTGCAAAAACCGTTGGACTCACGCTCGCCGCCTCGCTCGCCGCCATCTCCGTCCTGGGCTGGAGCACGAGTGCATCCGCGGAGCCCCTGACGGGTGTGTACCGGGGTGAGGTCTACTCGAATCCCGAAGTCATCAACGCCTATTCAACCTGGCTCGGCCATGAGGTCACCATGGGCCAGGGACACCAGGCGAAGGACAACTGGGGCAACATCGAGAACCCCTCCTGGCAGCTCAGTTCGTGGAGCACGTGGGTGAACGCGAAGCCGGGCCGGCGCCTCAACTACTCGGTGGCCATGTTCCCGAGCGGGCAGGGCTCGCTGGCCCAGTGCGCGCAGGGCTCCTATGACTATCGGTTCAAGACGCTGGCGAACAACCTGGTCTCCTACAAGCTGCAGAACACCATCATCCGTCTGGGCTGGGAGTTCAGCGGCAATTGGATGCCGTGGTACTCCGGCAATGGACAGCAGGCCAACTTCGCCGCCTGCTTCCGCAAGATCGTGACGGCCATGCGCACCGCCCAGCCGTCCGCTGGTTTCAAGTTCGACTGGAATCCCAACTACGACATCTCGTCCAGCGATCTGGCCGCCACCTACCCGGGGGATGCGTATGTGGATTACATCGGGTTCGACTTGTATGACCAGGGCTGGAACGGGGCCTATCCGGTTCCCGCGGGATGCACGGGCTCGTGCGCGCTGAGCCGCTGGCAGTCGGTCTGGAACGCGCAGTTCGCTCCGGCGCTGAGCAAGTTCCGCGCCTTCGCGCAAGCGCACGGCAAGCAGTTGTCCGTTCCCGAGTGGGGAGTGAACGACGCGGCCACGCATGGCGGCGGGGACAACACCTACTACGTCGAGCAGATGCTCGAGTTCATCTTCAATCCGGCGAACAACGTCGGCTACCACTCGTACTTCGACTATCAGGCTTCGGACGGCCATCACCAGCTCTCCGACGTGGACAGCCGGAGCGGCCACGGCTTCCAGACCGAGTTCCCGAACGCGGCCGCGCTGTTCAAGAGCTACTACACGGAAGCTCCCACCGAGCCGCAGCCGACCGAGGCCGTCTCGGCCAGCAAGGCCACGGTGAGCCCCACGACCGTCACGCGGGGCACCAGTTTCCAGGTCTCCGGCGCGGTCACCTCGTCCACGGCCAGGAGCCTGGTGGTGAAGTACGAGATCCGCAATGCCGCCACGACGGCGCTGGTGTCGGAGAAGAGCTACACGGCCCAGGCCTTCACCGCCGGGCAGACGCGCTCGTACACCACGGCGTTCACGATTCCGACGTCGCTCGCGGCGGGGACCTACCGGGTCGACACGTTGCTCTTCCTGCCCGACTGGTCGAAGACCCTGCTCTACCGCAACGACACCACCTTCACCGTGAAGTAG